Proteins encoded in a region of the Zea mays cultivar B73 chromosome 2, Zm-B73-REFERENCE-NAM-5.0, whole genome shotgun sequence genome:
- the LOC100193730 gene encoding uncharacterized protein LOC100193730, whose translation MPPSAAATAAAFLFPAVAIPCRVFPQRRARSLAVRAVASPPAFAVKPAPLPSKTGKWEWKFENKPVNIYYEEHEQEVAENMKNILMIPTISDVSTVEEWRVVAKDIVGRKGELGYRVTIVDWPGLGYSDRPSLNYNADVMESFLVELMNSPNSPVANADDELIIVGGGHAATIAVRAAGKDLIKPSAVAAVAPTWAGPLPIVFGRGSDMETRYGLLRGTLRAPALGWMMYNVLVSNEKSIQSQYKSHVYANPDNVTPAIIESRYELTKRKGARFVPAAFLTGLLDPVQSREEFLQLFAKLDGDVPVLVVSTVNAPKRSKAEMEALRGSKGVTKFVEVAGALLPQEEYPLAVAEELYSFLQESFAARR comes from the exons ATGCCTCCgtccgccgccgccaccgccgccgccttcCTCTTCCCGGCCGTCGCGATCCCCTGCCGCGTGTTCCCTCAACGGCGGGCGAGGAGCCTCGCCGTCCGTGCCGTCGCCTCCCCTCCAGCCTTCGCGGTCAAGCCCGCCCCGCTGCCCTCCAAG ACTGGAAAGTGGGAGTGGAAATTCGAGAACAAGCCGGTAAACATATACTATGAGGAACATGAGCAGGAGGTTGCTGAGAATATGAAGAACATTCTCATGATCCCTACGATCTCTGATGTGAGCACTGTGGAGGAGTGGAGGGTGGTTGCCAAAGATATTGTTGGGCGGAAAGGAGAACTTGGCTACCGTGTTACAATTGTCGATTGGCCTGGTCTTGGTTATTCAGATAGGCCATCACTGAACTACAATGCTGATGTGATGGAGAGCTTTCTGGTTGAACTAATGAATTCACCAAACAGTCCAGTCGCAAATGCAG ATGATGAACTGATCATTGTTGGAGGTGGTCATGCAGCAACCATAGCTGTTCGTGCAGCTGGTAAAGACCTTATAAAAccatctgctgttgctgctgttgcaccTACTTGGGCTGGACCCCTTCCCATCGTATTTGGCCGCGGTTCTGATATGGAAACTAG GTATGGGCTTCTACGAGGAACCCTCAGGGCTCCAGCCCTGGGCTGGATGATGTACAATGTTCTGGTGAGCAATGAAAAGTCGATCCAGTCTCAGTACAAGTCCCACGTCTACGCCAACCCTGACAACGTGACGCCAGCTATCATCGAGAGCCGATACGAGTTAACCAAAAGAAAAGGCGCACGGTTCGTCCCCGCGGCCTTCCTGACAGGCCTCCTTGATCCTGTCCAATCGAGGGAGGAGTTTCTGCAGTTGTTCGCCAAGTTAGACGGAGACGTACCAGTTCTGGTAGTGTCAACGGTCAATGCTCCCAAGAGATCCAAGGCCGAGATGGAGGCTCTAAGGGGCTCTAAAGGGGTGACGAAGTTTGTGGAGGTCGCAGGCG
- the LOC100193730 gene encoding uncharacterized protein isoform X2 — MRTASMCFEIPYCRAHGTGKWEWKFENKPVNIYYEEHEQEVAENMKNILMIPTISDVSTVEEWRVVAKDIVGRKGELGYRVTIVDWPGLGYSDRPSLNYNADVMESFLVELMNSPNSPVANADDELIIVGGGHAATIAVRAAGKDLIKPSAVAAVAPTWAGPLPIVFGRGSDMETRYGLLRGTLRAPALGWMMYNVLVSNEKSIQSQYKSHVYANPDNVTPAIIESRYELTKRKGARFVPAAFLTGLLDPVQSREEFLQLFAKLDGDVPVLVVSTVNAPKRSKAEMEALRGSKGVTKFVEVAGALLPQEEYPLAVAEELYSFLQESFAARR; from the exons ATGCGAACTGCTTCGATGTGCTTTGAGATCCCATATTGCAGGGCACATGGG ACTGGAAAGTGGGAGTGGAAATTCGAGAACAAGCCGGTAAACATATACTATGAGGAACATGAGCAGGAGGTTGCTGAGAATATGAAGAACATTCTCATGATCCCTACGATCTCTGATGTGAGCACTGTGGAGGAGTGGAGGGTGGTTGCCAAAGATATTGTTGGGCGGAAAGGAGAACTTGGCTACCGTGTTACAATTGTCGATTGGCCTGGTCTTGGTTATTCAGATAGGCCATCACTGAACTACAATGCTGATGTGATGGAGAGCTTTCTGGTTGAACTAATGAATTCACCAAACAGTCCAGTCGCAAATGCAG ATGATGAACTGATCATTGTTGGAGGTGGTCATGCAGCAACCATAGCTGTTCGTGCAGCTGGTAAAGACCTTATAAAAccatctgctgttgctgctgttgcaccTACTTGGGCTGGACCCCTTCCCATCGTATTTGGCCGCGGTTCTGATATGGAAACTAG GTATGGGCTTCTACGAGGAACCCTCAGGGCTCCAGCCCTGGGCTGGATGATGTACAATGTTCTGGTGAGCAATGAAAAGTCGATCCAGTCTCAGTACAAGTCCCACGTCTACGCCAACCCTGACAACGTGACGCCAGCTATCATCGAGAGCCGATACGAGTTAACCAAAAGAAAAGGCGCACGGTTCGTCCCCGCGGCCTTCCTGACAGGCCTCCTTGATCCTGTCCAATCGAGGGAGGAGTTTCTGCAGTTGTTCGCCAAGTTAGACGGAGACGTACCAGTTCTGGTAGTGTCAACGGTCAATGCTCCCAAGAGATCCAAGGCCGAGATGGAGGCTCTAAGGGGCTCTAAAGGGGTGACGAAGTTTGTGGAGGTCGCAGGCG
- the LOC100193730 gene encoding uncharacterized protein isoform X1, whose protein sequence is MIYLDKKVILPILSCLSAVTCAITLSMCFQTGKWEWKFENKPVNIYYEEHEQEVAENMKNILMIPTISDVSTVEEWRVVAKDIVGRKGELGYRVTIVDWPGLGYSDRPSLNYNADVMESFLVELMNSPNSPVANADDELIIVGGGHAATIAVRAAGKDLIKPSAVAAVAPTWAGPLPIVFGRGSDMETRYGLLRGTLRAPALGWMMYNVLVSNEKSIQSQYKSHVYANPDNVTPAIIESRYELTKRKGARFVPAAFLTGLLDPVQSREEFLQLFAKLDGDVPVLVVSTVNAPKRSKAEMEALRGSKGVTKFVEVAGALLPQEEYPLAVAEELYSFLQESFAARR, encoded by the exons ATGATATACCTTGACAAAAAGGTCATATTACCAATTTTGTCATGTCTCTCTGCTGTTACCTGTGCTATAACATTGTCGATGTGTTTCCAGACTGGAAAGTGGGAGTGGAAATTCGAGAACAAGCCGGTAAACATATACTATGAGGAACATGAGCAGGAGGTTGCTGAGAATATGAAGAACATTCTCATGATCCCTACGATCTCTGATGTGAGCACTGTGGAGGAGTGGAGGGTGGTTGCCAAAGATATTGTTGGGCGGAAAGGAGAACTTGGCTACCGTGTTACAATTGTCGATTGGCCTGGTCTTGGTTATTCAGATAGGCCATCACTGAACTACAATGCTGATGTGATGGAGAGCTTTCTGGTTGAACTAATGAATTCACCAAACAGTCCAGTCGCAAATGCAG ATGATGAACTGATCATTGTTGGAGGTGGTCATGCAGCAACCATAGCTGTTCGTGCAGCTGGTAAAGACCTTATAAAAccatctgctgttgctgctgttgcaccTACTTGGGCTGGACCCCTTCCCATCGTATTTGGCCGCGGTTCTGATATGGAAACTAG GTATGGGCTTCTACGAGGAACCCTCAGGGCTCCAGCCCTGGGCTGGATGATGTACAATGTTCTGGTGAGCAATGAAAAGTCGATCCAGTCTCAGTACAAGTCCCACGTCTACGCCAACCCTGACAACGTGACGCCAGCTATCATCGAGAGCCGATACGAGTTAACCAAAAGAAAAGGCGCACGGTTCGTCCCCGCGGCCTTCCTGACAGGCCTCCTTGATCCTGTCCAATCGAGGGAGGAGTTTCTGCAGTTGTTCGCCAAGTTAGACGGAGACGTACCAGTTCTGGTAGTGTCAACGGTCAATGCTCCCAAGAGATCCAAGGCCGAGATGGAGGCTCTAAGGGGCTCTAAAGGGGTGACGAAGTTTGTGGAGGTCGCAGGCG